A genomic segment from Hypanus sabinus isolate sHypSab1 chromosome 8, sHypSab1.hap1, whole genome shotgun sequence encodes:
- the nexmifb gene encoding neurite extension and migration factor: MFVEAQNMETAESCGAGKILKSYSAADAAVTLSSFTSPKENELGHRVLPLPTSKEGSTLDPPSPLRLADVPEHTSNDSSAHAISLTSCVTKGVSYLSVPEDSDKAPLRYTEPKGISLLSDDCFMQQSRTCLGCFIESKESIDAEPGISMKIGDMNRDCDTCSVSDIGIQCMSTGESGRYGDQLLSDQLLSFTVHKSRTTDKRDVEKSDSESEDITQKHYYEGLLLDKCNGEEALLSNPSQDWAYFESFISESKIELLDLCSKNELSVNLFAEEEVDNYMFDDESTLSSDVCSLKIRYESFQDNVREKTNALQEEAQLSFFPNVISNCTKKEGKASVKMNLDTSQIKSDEIDIWDDKDQSEERSGLQKYSSTVDVKLYATSKRNHFFEANHSVEDSGEYSDDSYGTDSSYDTLKCSLDSTGYLSRQNANCSGQLNYALRAKRKVRYSDDYLYDVDSIENEKVSGKKEWVADGPKKEDDDEWCPRKRRKSARRGPPVIIKYIIINRFKGQKDMRVKVSKIDANETSVCLTEEALGKYEKLAPLKEFWLQRQPERVLSVPTERRKRLRLNSSVSDVFLSHPAKRKSKPFASRHRARRVRLELGPNKQIACSFDPLETQMLTHAGREEVAFVDSQTFAIEIPSCENGFCSTNMTSGTASMRGKPQGKFENRVKEKGRLKRLKLKAEAKLRNTSKKHKVEVNDDTEAMTNASEMDSAVKRQNSSGTLLTDSIHCAPDNTHSSKLCHAKAAAKNSSFSPATCSSDKTVPSANAAATMQVIPGGYLQTLLEASDSISHNGLSYFPNHSVVASKEQGHFNPANLTQSCVLSPPSESEQQSPLYQRETQCFEKLWHAKQEYSAVRAPAILPMSLDGAVSLPTEAASLSGTITDTYQQIDMHSDGLVLSKNYSHSQPLQSNTSYQSCIIEDSDGNFQLHRDSVATDDTRVISFDSVGSLSASSNNFSSLSLKSCENDGEDDMNDDFLAHCSPKLVIQQSIDEVVPLKESADLLDISNFTPDRFRQVTLSEISPPITPDLSPGIVGPEVKTLGKPKDFQEHVQALLGEPTEMKWGAVSQPHNQSTEAFILNNQQFQFHSFNNNDTCELTQKDAFDKQAGVVKLNNSRGQKPKRKSTSSKHVSPNQSSSPKGAKKPRKPKSAKAAEKTQSRNNLRQNPGTSKTPKKSSGATHSKRNDQVQLPTANAKSLDALISKNNISPCVQLLNESFPHCGPTAVRGRKQTGGNCTWPLSKKTGDGWAGHNVTNSNNLLVDDQREFEEPSNILSNIASGMAEVQRFMMASIEPIWSPGSHNIVSASCQSVEANSLKWKTLNILGGTTSESKRKSNSSLPVKNRRATAKALCNKNPAKCTVPHTTAPTGPSNEFNFSSGIRSGIFDRSSDTSSIPASNGPIHKKMYRHKATLKLSGDEKIKIKRAEREQQHKNPFVTASLEKLR, translated from the coding sequence AATCATGTGGAGCAGGGAAAATTCTGAAGTCTTACAGCGCGGCAGATGCCGCTGTTACCTTATCATCTTTCACTTCACCAAAAGAAAATGAACTTGGCCACAGGGTGTTACCTTTACCTACTTCAAAAGAGGGCAGCACGTTGGACCCGCCCTCTCCTCTGAGACTAGCTGATGTGCCTGAACATACTTCAAATGATTCCTCTGCACATGCCATTTCCCTTACATCTTGTGTTACAAAGGGTGTGAGTTATTTGTCCGTACCAGAAGATTCTGACAAAGCCCCATTGAGGTACACGGAGCCTAAAGGCATTTCATTGCTGTCTGATGATTGTTTCATGCAACAGAGCAGAACCTGTTTGGGCTGCTTCATTGAATCGAAAGAAAGCATTGATGCAGAGCCTGGAATAAGCATGAAGATAGGTGACATGAACAGGGACTGTGACACCTGTTCTGTCTCTGATATAGGGATTCAGTGCATGAGTACAGGAGAAAGTGGAAGATATGGGGATCAGCTGCTTTCAGACCAACTGCTAAGCTTTACTGTGCACAAGTCTAGGACTACAGACaaaagagatgtggagaaatctgACAGTGAGTCAGAAGATATTACTCAAAAACATTACTATGAAGGATTATTGCTGGACAAATGCAATGGAGAGGAAGCTTTACTATCGAATCCCAGTCAGGACTGGGCTTACTTCGAGTCTTTTATTAGTGAAAGCAAAATAGAACTGCTTGACCTGTGTTCCAAAAATGAGCTTTCAGTCAATCTTTTTGCAGAGGAAGAAGTGGACAATTACATGTTTGATGACGAATCGACTCTCAGCAGTGATGTCTGCTCATTAAAGATTAGGTACGAATCTTTTCAAGACAATGTCAGAGAAAAGACAAACGCACTTCAGGAAGAGGCACAGTTGAGCTTTTTCCCTAACGTCATTTCAAACTGCACAAAAAAGGAAGGCAAAGCCTCTGTAAAAATGAATTTAGACACATCACAAATCAAATCTGATGAGATTGATATCTGGGATGATAAGGACCAATCTGAAGAGAGATCGGGATTGCAGAAGTACAGTAGCACAGTGGATGTAAAGCTTTATGCAACTTCTAAGAGAAATCATTTCTTTGAAGCAAATCATTCAGTCGAAGATTCGGGAGAGTACAGTGATGATAGTTACGGAACAGATTCCTCGTACGACACCCTCAAGTGCAGCCTAGATAGCACAGGGTATCTCTCGAGACAAAATGCAAATTGCTCTGGGCAGCTGAATTATGCACTGCGTGCCAAACGGAAAGTGCGGTATAGTGATGACTACCTGTATGACGTTGACTCCATAGAAAACGAAAAGGTTTCGGGGAAGAAGGAATGGGTAGCAGATGGTCCAAAGAAGGAGGACGATGATGAATGGTGTCCACGAAAGCGTCGAAAATCAGCTCGGAGGGGACCGCCCGTTATTATTAAATATATAATAATTAATAGATTCAAAGGTCAAAAGGATATGCGAGTAAAAGTAAGTAAAATCGATGCCAACGAGACAAGTGTTTGTCTAACCGAAGAAGCATTAGGTAAAtatgaaaaacttgcccctttAAAGGAATTCTGGCTCCAAAGACAACCTGAACGAGTGTTGTCAGTGCCTACTGAGAGAAGGAAGAGGCTGCGTTTAAACAGCTCAGTATCTGATGTGTTTCTTTCTCATCCTGCCAAGAGGAAAAGCAAGCCATTTGCAAGCAGACACCGGGCTCGGAGGGTTCGGCTTGAGCTAGGCCCCAACAAGCAGATTGCATGCTCCTTTGATCCACTTGAAACCCAGATGCTGACTCACGCAGGAAGGGAAGAGGTGGCCTTTGTCGACTCTCAGACGTTTGCGATTGAAATCCCTAGCTGTGAAAATGGCTTTTGCTCCACCAACATGACATCAGGGACAGCTTCGATGAGAGGCAAGCCGCAAGGGAAGTTTGAGAACAGAGTAAAGGAGAAGGGGCGTCTAAAGAGATTGAAGTTAAAGGCAGAGGCCAAACTGAGGAACACCAGCAAAAAGCACAAGGTGGAAGTAAATGACGACACTGAGGCAATGACAAATGCAAGCGAGATGGATTCAGCTGTAAAGAGGCAGAATAGTTCAGGTACTCTCCTGACTGATTCTATTCATTGCGCTCCAGACAACACCCATTCATCTAAGTTGTGCCATGCAAAGGCTGCTGCTAAGAATTCTTCATTCTCACCAGCCACCTGCTCGTCTGACAAGACCGTGCCATCTGCCAATGCTGCAGCTACTATGCAAGTGATCCCTGGGGGGTATTTGCAGACGTTGCTGGAGGCATCTGATTCCATCAGCCACAACGGGCTCTCTTACTTCCCGAATCATTCAGTGGTTGCCTCCAAGGAACAGGGCCACTTTAACCCGGCAAACTTGACACAGAGCTGCGTCCTGTCCCCGCCCTCTGAGTCCGAGCAGCAGTCCCCTCTTTACCAGCGGGAAACGCAGTGCTTCGAGAAGTTGTGGCACGCAAAGCAGGAGTATTCAGCCGTCAGAGCACCTGCCATTCTGCCGATGAGTCTGGATGGTGCAGTATCACTGCCGACAGAAGCTGCTAGCCTTTCAGGAACCATTACTGATACCTATCAACAAATAGATATGCACAGTGACGGGCTTGTACTTAGCAAAAATTATTCCCACAGCCAGCCACTGCAGTCAAATACCAGCTATCAATCATGCATAATAGAAGACAGTGATGGCAATTTTCAGCTCCATCGAGATTCAGTAGCTACAGATGACACCAGGGTCATCAGTTTTGATTCAGTGGGTTCTTTGTCAGCAAGCTCCAATAATTTTAGCTCTTTAAGTTTGAAGTCATGTGAAAATGATGGCGAGGATGATATGAATGATGACTTTTTAGCTCATTGCAGCCCCAAGCTGGTAATTCAGCAAAGCATCGATGAAGTTGTCCCTCTGAAGGAATCTGCAGACCTCCTTGACATCTCAAACTTCACCCCCGACCGGTTCAGGCAGGTGACGCTGTCTGAGATTTCCCCGCCGATTACACCCGATCTTTCACCTGGAATAGTGGGGCCAGAGGTCAAAACGTTAGGCAAACCCAAAGACTTTCAGGAACATGTTCAAGCTCTTCTTGGAGAGCCGACCGAAATGAAATGGGGTGCAGTATCACAGCCACACAATCAGTCAACCGAGGCTTTTATTTTGAATAATCAACAGTTTCAGTTTCACTCCTTTAATAACAATGACACCTGCGAGCTGACTCAAAAAGATGCTTTTGATAAACAAGCTGGTGTGGTGAAATTAAATAATAGCAGAGGACAAAAACCTAAAAGGAAAAGTACCTCCAGTAAACATGTGAGCCCAAACCAAAGCTCAAGTCCAAAAGGTGCGAAAAAACCAAGGAAGCCAAAATCTGCTAAAGCGGCAGAGAAAACTCAAAGCAGAAATAATTTGCGTCAGAATCCTGGGACTTCCAAAACTCCCAAAAAATCGAGTGGTGCCACACACTCTAAAAGGAACGATCAGGTGCAGCTACCTACTGCcaatgccaagtcattggatgctcTCATTAGTAAAAACAACATATCCCCTTGTGTCCAGTTGCTAAACGAGTCCTTTCCACATTGTGGTCCTACAGCTGTGCGGGGTAGGAAACAAACTGGGGGTAATTGTACCTGGCCTTTGAGCAAAAAGACCGGTGATGGTTGGGCTGGGCACAATGTTACCAACAGTAACAACTTGTTAGTTGACGATCAGAGGGAATTTGAAGAACCAAGTAATATACTTTCTAACATTGCCTCTGGAATGGCTGAAGTCCAGCGTTTCATGATGGCTTCTATTGAACCAATATGGAGCCCTGGAAGCCATAACATTGTCTCAGCTTCTTGCCAGTCTGTTGAGGCAAATAGCCTGAAGTGGAAAACCTTGAATATTTTGGGTGGCACCACGTCAGAATCGAAAAGGAAATCAAATAGTTCATTGCCTGTGAAAAACCGGAGAGCAACAGCCAAGGCCTTATGTAATAAAAATCCTGCAAAATGCACAGTTCCTCATACTACTGCACCAACTGGTCCGAGCAATGAATTTAATTTCAGCTCTGGTATACGAAGTGGCATTTTTGACAGAAGCTCTGACACTTCAAGTATTCCTGCCAGTAATGGCCCCATCCACAAAAAAATGTACCGTCACAAAGCAACATTAAAATTGTCAGGAGATGAAAAGATTAAGATAAAGAGAGCAGAGCGTGAACAGCAGCACAAGAACCCATTTGTGACAGCCTCTCTTGAAAAACTGAGGTAA